One Sulfolobus sp. S-194 DNA segment encodes these proteins:
- a CDS encoding cbb3-type cytochrome c oxidase subunit I has product MRIMSSVAHKIKEVLKIAFTTTNASDIGIMYITLGIISLIIGSVEATVMRTQLTFNNIGPTTYYDALTLHGIFMIFFVVMPLSAGLANYLVPRMIGAHDLYWPKINALSFWILVPAVTLTAISPLVGVVNTGWYMYAPLSVDLQVNSGIGVDVIEIALIIAGISSTLTGINFILTITRLKKVPYFKMPLFVWAFFSTAILLMIALPPLTAGLAMAFLERNWGFQFFQANGGGNPLLWQNVFWFFGHPEVYILMLPAMGIIGEILPRSVGRQIYGYKALALSSFAIAFLSAMGVWMHHMFTSIFNFWADAVASAITMAIAIPSGVKVVNWTATFYQGKLRVTGYSLLTIGFIALFLVGGITGVLFPLIPLDYDLNGTYAVVGHFHYMVFAIVVAFLAALLYYFPYFTGKMYDMELSKSGAIMTVAGAFVIATGMFVEGVLGMPRRYAWVPSMIYYPFQILIDVGGVIMGLGLVLIFGNLLYSWVKGKRVESLDPWGVEAIGLPDFYIKPVALPLTFGRAMDGSIPEHRHGTFLPSLLGISMFLPGLGFLFILRFGLLDLGLPMILAFLAIGGYWAYHDYFKGLYPSVPSIRPPGGFEMTKMAGSPFSGSSNTLSVTPEGIQKAMQTRTIVLYLIIAEIFLFGGFIGGYLYTINWTPAAQPYLASFHVDWYGLPLAMTIILLSSSIPSHFAYDSLLKGKLKRFKYLGLATFLMGLTFLSGQMYEFTHIIHFTPQENIITSFFFTIVWLHGFHVIMGLTLWAFTLLRARRIIPYEASTAASYYWHFVDGIWVIVFTMLYLQLPFYHPFTPGQISFFGI; this is encoded by the coding sequence ATGAGAATTATGAGTAGTGTGGCTCATAAAATTAAGGAAGTTCTAAAAATAGCATTTACTACTACTAATGCTTCAGATATTGGTATTATGTACATAACACTAGGAATTATCAGCTTAATTATTGGAAGCGTTGAAGCAACAGTAATGAGGACTCAGTTAACTTTTAACAACATAGGCCCCACTACATATTATGACGCTTTAACACTTCACGGTATATTCATGATATTCTTCGTTGTGATGCCACTATCTGCTGGTTTAGCTAATTATTTAGTTCCAAGAATGATTGGAGCTCATGATTTATATTGGCCTAAAATAAATGCACTATCATTTTGGATTTTAGTCCCGGCAGTTACATTAACAGCTATCTCTCCCCTTGTTGGGGTTGTAAATACTGGATGGTATATGTATGCACCGCTTTCTGTCGATTTACAAGTAAATAGTGGAATAGGAGTGGATGTAATAGAGATAGCTCTTATAATAGCTGGTATATCTAGTACATTAACTGGAATAAACTTCATACTGACAATTACTAGGCTGAAGAAAGTACCATACTTCAAGATGCCATTATTTGTTTGGGCTTTCTTCTCTACAGCAATATTACTTATGATAGCCTTACCGCCTTTAACAGCCGGTTTAGCTATGGCATTTCTAGAGAGAAACTGGGGTTTTCAATTCTTTCAAGCTAATGGTGGTGGAAATCCATTACTATGGCAAAACGTCTTCTGGTTCTTCGGTCACCCAGAAGTATATATCCTTATGCTTCCAGCAATGGGTATAATTGGAGAAATATTACCGAGGTCTGTGGGTAGACAAATTTATGGTTATAAAGCCTTAGCGTTATCCTCTTTTGCAATAGCCTTCTTAAGTGCTATGGGAGTATGGATGCATCACATGTTCACATCAATATTTAACTTTTGGGCTGATGCAGTTGCATCAGCTATAACAATGGCAATAGCAATACCTTCTGGTGTAAAAGTAGTTAATTGGACCGCTACATTCTATCAAGGAAAACTCAGAGTCACTGGGTATTCACTACTCACTATAGGTTTTATAGCACTATTCCTAGTTGGTGGTATCACTGGTGTGCTATTCCCATTAATACCTCTGGATTATGATTTAAATGGTACTTATGCTGTTGTAGGTCATTTTCACTATATGGTTTTCGCTATTGTAGTAGCATTTTTAGCTGCATTGCTCTATTACTTCCCATATTTTACTGGTAAAATGTACGATATGGAACTATCTAAGAGCGGTGCTATAATGACAGTAGCTGGTGCGTTTGTAATCGCTACTGGAATGTTTGTTGAAGGAGTATTAGGTATGCCACGAAGGTATGCATGGGTTCCCTCAATGATATACTATCCATTCCAAATACTCATTGATGTAGGAGGAGTAATAATGGGTTTAGGGCTAGTGTTAATCTTTGGCAATTTACTTTATAGTTGGGTTAAAGGGAAAAGGGTTGAAAGTTTAGATCCTTGGGGAGTTGAGGCAATTGGATTACCAGACTTTTATATTAAACCAGTTGCACTACCACTAACATTTGGTAGAGCAATGGACGGATCTATACCAGAACATAGACATGGTACATTTTTGCCATCATTATTAGGCATTTCGATGTTTTTGCCGGGACTAGGGTTCTTGTTTATTCTAAGATTTGGATTGTTAGATTTAGGTTTACCAATGATTTTAGCCTTCTTAGCGATTGGAGGTTATTGGGCTTATCATGATTACTTCAAAGGCCTATATCCATCAGTACCATCTATAAGACCGCCAGGTGGATTTGAAATGACAAAAATGGCTGGTTCACCATTTTCTGGATCTTCAAATACGCTATCTGTGACACCAGAGGGAATACAAAAGGCAATGCAAACAAGAACTATAGTGCTTTATTTAATTATAGCAGAAATATTCTTATTTGGAGGTTTTATAGGAGGTTATCTTTATACTATTAACTGGACACCAGCTGCTCAACCATATTTGGCTTCATTCCATGTTGATTGGTACGGTTTACCATTAGCGATGACAATAATATTGCTTTCAAGCTCAATACCATCACATTTTGCATATGATAGTCTACTAAAGGGTAAATTAAAGAGATTCAAATATTTAGGGTTAGCAACATTCTTGATGGGGTTAACATTCCTAAGCGGACAAATGTATGAGTTTACCCATATAATTCACTTTACTCCGCAAGAAAATATCATAACGTCATTCTTCTTTACCATAGTATGGTTACACGGTTTTCATGTTATTATGGGGCTAACACTATGGGCATTTACATTGCTAAGGGCAAGGAGAATAATACCATATGAAGCTTCTACTGCTGCCTCATATTATTGGCATTTTGTAGACGGAATATGGGTAATAGTATTTACAATGTTATACTTACAACTACCGTTCTATCATCCCTTTACTCCAGGGCAAATCTCATTCTTCGGGATTTAA
- a CDS encoding sulfocyanin — MRKAVSPTFTAIVAIVVAIVIVGAAVYTYQQFLMYSSKTSAAITTTSTTPKHTLPYNPTNKTVFITLVTLSSGPTFNFNGTDFGAMVIYVPAGWNLYITFVNQQSLPHNLNLVANDTLTPNSANIANDGKILLTIGATSSDYQSSGLMSGQSASELYTDIAAGIYWLCCGIAGHAESGMWVVLVASPNVTTPYVVIS; from the coding sequence ATGAGAAAAGCCGTTTCACCAACTTTTACAGCTATAGTCGCTATCGTAGTAGCTATAGTTATAGTAGGGGCGGCAGTATATACATATCAACAGTTTTTAATGTACTCATCAAAGACCTCAGCGGCGATTACAACAACATCAACCACCCCCAAACACACATTACCTTATAATCCTACTAACAAAACTGTATTTATTACCTTAGTAACACTATCTAGCGGACCTACGTTTAATTTTAATGGCACAGATTTCGGGGCAATGGTAATATATGTGCCAGCTGGATGGAACTTATATATTACATTTGTTAATCAACAAAGTTTACCACATAATCTCAATTTAGTAGCTAACGATACACTTACTCCAAATTCAGCTAATATTGCAAATGACGGAAAAATCCTCTTAACTATTGGAGCCACTTCAAGTGACTATCAAAGTTCTGGGTTAATGAGTGGTCAATCAGCAAGCGAATTATATACTGATATAGCTGCTGGGATCTATTGGCTTTGCTGTGGTATTGCTGGCCATGCAGAATCTGGAATGTGGGTAGTTTTAGTTGCATCTCCTAACGTTACTACTCCATACGTTGTAATAAGCTAA
- a CDS encoding cytochrome c oxidase subunit II produces the protein MARLSIEVITMIGAALILAVLGGIAFHDLIMIDTGGYFPHNEKPEVIRVIAKQYVWEFIYPNGTVSYDKVVIQAGKPYIFNLTSADVIHAMYIVQLGYKLEAIPGYYYPLYIIVNKPGVYNIYCAEFCGPGHYTMIGELIVVNSTAG, from the coding sequence ATGGCTAGGTTATCTATAGAAGTAATAACTATGATAGGGGCAGCTTTAATCCTTGCCGTACTAGGCGGTATTGCTTTTCATGATTTAATAATGATAGATACTGGTGGATATTTCCCACATAATGAAAAACCAGAAGTAATTAGAGTTATAGCAAAGCAGTATGTTTGGGAATTTATATATCCTAATGGAACTGTAAGCTATGATAAAGTTGTTATACAGGCAGGTAAACCGTATATCTTTAATTTAACGTCTGCTGACGTGATTCACGCGATGTATATCGTACAATTAGGGTATAAACTTGAGGCGATTCCAGGATATTATTATCCGCTATACATAATAGTAAATAAACCGGGAGTGTATAACATTTATTGTGCCGAATTTTGCGGTCCGGGACACTATACTATGATAGGAGAGTTAATAGTAGTTAATTCTACAGCAGGGTGA
- a CDS encoding Rieske 2Fe-2S domain-containing protein: MKRRDFIRLAMIAGGAVAISPLFSPLFNYMGYYYNELRVISKNYLVANNTAGLQGFPKYRIANIKDIQSSNCPVYFFAYPLTNEPCFIVDFSKLNNQTNVEFKNPYFGQFAINSKFPTIKGVGPKGSLCAFSAICVHLGCQLPAQVLTNSPNLPGLNPASTILHCPCHGSMYKLDEGGIVVGGPAPRPLPIVFLEYDNTTGDIYAIGTNAPYFSKTRPTSNLIYDPDYSYQIPSNPACTSG; the protein is encoded by the coding sequence ATGAAAAGACGAGACTTTATTAGGTTAGCTATGATAGCTGGTGGAGCTGTTGCAATATCTCCATTGTTTTCACCCCTTTTTAATTACATGGGATATTATTATAACGAATTAAGAGTTATATCGAAAAACTATTTAGTAGCTAATAACACAGCCGGTTTGCAGGGATTTCCTAAATATAGGATAGCTAATATTAAGGATATACAAAGTAGCAACTGTCCCGTCTATTTCTTTGCTTATCCCCTAACAAATGAGCCATGCTTCATAGTTGATTTCTCTAAATTAAATAACCAGACTAACGTGGAATTTAAGAATCCGTATTTTGGTCAATTTGCCATAAATTCTAAGTTTCCAACTATTAAGGGTGTAGGTCCGAAAGGCTCACTATGTGCATTCTCAGCGATATGTGTTCATTTAGGTTGTCAATTACCAGCACAAGTTCTTACAAATTCCCCAAATCTTCCTGGTTTAAATCCTGCTAGTACGATTTTACATTGTCCGTGTCATGGATCGATGTATAAGTTAGATGAAGGAGGAATAGTAGTGGGTGGGCCAGCACCTAGACCATTACCAATAGTTTTCCTAGAATATGATAATACAACTGGTGATATTTACGCTATAGGAACTAATGCACCGTATTTCTCTAAAACTAGACCAACTAGTAATTTGATATATGACCCCGACTATTCCTATCAAATACCATCTAATCCGGCTTGTACCTCAGGGTGA
- a CDS encoding cytochrome bc complex cytochrome b subunit: MTPTIPIKYHLIRLVPQGDKVEEERESWLDKVFQWLDERVGIYGHTIAKAPRYAYRLDYWLGSMVLASFALAVITGALVALYYVPSDPYASTVYLITKVPYGALLFSIHTWAAYAMIFLLIIHMTRNFIVGAYRKPREIMWVVGVILAGLALTEAYLGYSLPYNLISWTATTTGLNLFTYMPFNLAALIKLMTTVPTNLPGIASGVDPLVDRFFIFHWIVGGLILLFIMIHLAIFEKHGGPTPPPSKEPGPELIEHFRDKVENNPNWRLQPYTRTFGMILMTFFLIFGAVILIASLIPYNITITGGGLKYTMPEYNPVLAAQTPPIPDWYFLFIYFFYKSVPPQNASIIFLAWILITLLFPFIDQYIFRHKASHPVMRPAAIALGTGFIISFIVNSIWAYRTPGVDIGPIGVEVDGLIFLASFVILYPLIKFYLAPRSIGGDSSGGSFNFGKSMSLKTKTLNLQQQKLILRSTEIVFIGLVSSFIYTTSQLFASLQLTYITAQFGVGFLLGIDFLLLAGILGFLVFGGK, translated from the coding sequence ATGACCCCGACTATTCCTATCAAATACCATCTAATCCGGCTTGTACCTCAGGGTGATAAAGTGGAAGAGGAAAGAGAAAGTTGGTTAGATAAAGTCTTTCAATGGTTAGATGAAAGAGTAGGAATATATGGGCATACTATAGCTAAAGCTCCAAGGTATGCTTATAGACTTGATTATTGGTTAGGCTCAATGGTACTTGCTTCTTTCGCTTTGGCAGTAATAACTGGAGCCCTTGTTGCACTATATTACGTTCCCTCCGATCCTTATGCTTCTACAGTATACTTAATTACAAAGGTACCCTATGGAGCTTTGTTGTTCAGCATACATACATGGGCTGCTTATGCAATGATATTTTTACTTATTATTCATATGACAAGAAATTTTATTGTAGGTGCCTATAGAAAACCTAGAGAAATTATGTGGGTTGTTGGAGTTATATTAGCCGGATTAGCTTTAACTGAAGCCTATTTAGGTTACTCCTTACCATATAATTTAATATCCTGGACAGCAACTACTACTGGTCTGAATCTGTTCACTTACATGCCTTTTAATTTAGCTGCCCTAATTAAACTGATGACTACTGTGCCAACAAACTTGCCGGGTATAGCTAGTGGTGTTGATCCACTGGTTGATAGATTCTTTATATTCCACTGGATTGTTGGAGGATTAATACTTTTATTTATAATGATTCATTTAGCAATATTTGAAAAACACGGAGGACCTACACCACCACCTAGCAAGGAGCCAGGTCCAGAATTGATTGAGCACTTTAGAGATAAAGTGGAGAATAATCCTAATTGGAGATTACAACCATATACGAGAACCTTTGGAATGATATTAATGACTTTCTTCCTTATATTTGGTGCGGTAATACTAATTGCATCATTAATACCATATAATATTACAATTACTGGTGGTGGACTTAAGTATACAATGCCAGAGTATAACCCAGTATTAGCTGCTCAAACACCACCAATACCAGATTGGTACTTCTTATTCATTTACTTCTTTTACAAATCAGTACCTCCACAAAATGCTTCAATAATTTTCTTAGCCTGGATACTAATTACACTATTATTCCCATTTATAGACCAGTATATCTTTAGACATAAAGCAAGCCATCCAGTAATGAGACCTGCTGCAATAGCTTTAGGAACAGGGTTTATAATTTCCTTTATAGTAAATAGTATTTGGGCATATAGGACACCTGGAGTAGATATAGGACCTATAGGTGTCGAGGTAGACGGTTTAATTTTCTTAGCATCATTTGTGATACTTTACCCACTAATCAAATTCTATTTAGCCCCAAGATCGATTGGAGGAGATTCCTCTGGAGGAAGTTTTAATTTTGGAAAAAGTATGAGTTTAAAGACTAAAACTTTGAATTTACAGCAGCAAAAATTAATACTAAGATCTACTGAAATAGTATTTATTGGATTAGTATCATCATTTATATATACTACATCACAGCTATTTGCGTCACTACAACTAACATATATCACTGCGCAATTCGGAGTAGGATTTTTACTAGGAATAGACTTTCTACTATTAGCTGGTATATTAGGTTTCCTAGTTTTCGGTGGAAAATAA
- a CDS encoding winged helix-turn-helix transcriptional regulator has product MDALDKLIFYNIFVNPRVSKRELAKKLNLSLSSLKYRLNKLQKFIDGYYTYIDPAILGYKKAIVLHNRENISEESVRFKCIEGYTISEIFGEDINREIEKINPIFYQIIPNRKYSISKLDYKIIDLLVKNPLISEKEIAIKVGKSSKTINRHLRFLVSNNFVKIVPRIDIAKLDFLLYSLISQTINKQIKHIFKYPPIYIGFAENLEEIVKLNKFGKISIKYEYRINNWIFNDQKFRT; this is encoded by the coding sequence ATGGACGCATTAGATAAATTAATATTTTATAATATTTTTGTAAACCCAAGAGTTAGTAAAAGAGAATTAGCTAAAAAATTAAATCTTAGTCTTTCATCTTTAAAATATAGATTAAATAAGCTACAAAAATTCATTGATGGCTATTATACATATATAGATCCAGCTATTTTAGGGTACAAGAAAGCTATTGTATTACATAATCGAGAAAATATAAGCGAAGAAAGTGTGAGGTTTAAATGTATAGAGGGATATACAATCTCTGAAATTTTCGGAGAAGATATTAATAGAGAAATAGAAAAGATAAATCCCATATTTTATCAAATAATTCCTAATAGAAAATATTCGATATCAAAATTAGATTATAAGATAATTGACTTGCTGGTTAAGAATCCTTTAATAAGTGAAAAAGAAATAGCAATAAAAGTAGGGAAAAGCTCAAAAACAATAAATAGGCATCTACGCTTCTTAGTTTCTAATAACTTTGTAAAGATTGTTCCAAGAATAGATATAGCAAAGTTAGACTTCCTATTATATTCTCTTATTTCGCAAACAATTAATAAACAAATTAAACATATTTTCAAATACCCCCCAATTTATATTGGATTCGCGGAGAATTTAGAAGAGATAGTTAAACTCAACAAATTTGGAAAAATTTCAATAAAATACGAGTATAGGATAAATAATTGGATATTCAATGATCAAAAGTTTAGAACATAA
- a CDS encoding GNAT family N-acetyltransferase: MIRKAIEKDIEALTDMFARMYRLNSEFDPLLEVPQDLEERVKESIKRSFNKDDVLLIVVEEDGKVVGGARVFISDREFYIPQKVGIIQEIYVYPSYRRKGIGEEMINYIEKELKEKGIDTVLARFPAKNVIATSFYVKKGFRELHNEYIRNIE; encoded by the coding sequence ATGATAAGAAAAGCAATTGAAAAAGACATAGAAGCATTAACGGATATGTTTGCTAGAATGTATAGATTAAATTCGGAATTTGATCCTCTACTAGAAGTTCCTCAAGACTTAGAAGAAAGGGTTAAAGAATCTATAAAGAGATCGTTTAATAAAGATGACGTACTCTTAATTGTAGTTGAAGAAGATGGAAAAGTAGTAGGTGGGGCAAGAGTATTTATTAGTGATAGAGAATTCTATATACCACAGAAAGTCGGTATAATTCAAGAAATTTATGTCTATCCATCCTATAGACGTAAGGGTATAGGAGAGGAAATGATAAATTATATAGAAAAAGAATTAAAAGAAAAAGGAATTGATACGGTATTAGCTAGATTTCCAGCAAAAAATGTAATAGCAACTTCATTCTATGTTAAGAAAGGATTTAGGGAGCTTCATAATGAATATATAAGAAATATTGAATAA
- a CDS encoding NADP-dependent malic enzyme: MAISLARKYQGKLEIMPKIPIRSYEDFALIYTPGVAELVKEIQKDENQSFELTSRWNTIAILTDGSRVLGLGNVGPIASLPVMEGKALLFKFLGGVDAFPLPIKVSDKEEFIQVAKAIEPAFGGINLEDIESPKCFFILEELQKTLNIPVWHDDQQGTAGAVLAGLINAMKFTGKDKNSKIVLMGVGAANIATARLLIKYGFNPKNMVLIDKEGPLYAERGDVDSLMFKHPWKYELAIQTNGERVKTIEEAFRGADILIAASSPEVKIDKKLIRMMNKPIVFALANPIPEIYPNEAKEAGAVIVATGRSDFPNQVNNSLIFPALFRGVLDSRSRKISDEMIIAAAEELAKYAEEKGLREDYIIPRMDEIEVYYRMAAAVATKAVELGYARLKLSYREFLESAKERILRARRLSL, encoded by the coding sequence ATGGCAATATCATTAGCTAGGAAATACCAAGGGAAATTAGAGATAATGCCTAAAATTCCCATTAGATCTTATGAAGATTTCGCTTTAATCTACACACCTGGAGTAGCAGAACTAGTTAAAGAAATACAAAAGGACGAAAACCAAAGTTTTGAGTTAACTAGCAGATGGAATACTATAGCAATTTTAACCGATGGTAGTAGAGTATTAGGATTAGGTAATGTTGGACCTATCGCTTCACTGCCCGTAATGGAAGGAAAAGCTTTACTATTTAAATTTCTAGGGGGTGTAGATGCTTTTCCTTTACCTATAAAAGTTTCAGATAAGGAGGAATTTATACAAGTTGCTAAAGCAATAGAACCAGCTTTTGGTGGAATAAACTTAGAAGATATTGAATCTCCAAAATGTTTCTTTATTTTAGAAGAACTTCAAAAAACTCTGAATATACCAGTATGGCATGATGATCAACAAGGCACAGCTGGCGCTGTGCTGGCTGGTTTAATTAACGCAATGAAATTTACTGGCAAAGATAAGAATTCTAAAATAGTCCTTATGGGTGTTGGAGCCGCAAACATAGCGACAGCAAGGTTGTTAATTAAATATGGTTTTAACCCTAAGAATATGGTTTTGATAGACAAAGAAGGACCGTTATATGCTGAAAGAGGGGATGTTGATTCTTTAATGTTTAAACATCCATGGAAATACGAGTTAGCTATACAGACAAACGGTGAGAGAGTAAAAACAATTGAGGAAGCATTTAGAGGTGCAGATATTCTAATTGCTGCTTCTTCACCAGAAGTTAAAATAGATAAAAAATTAATTAGAATGATGAACAAGCCTATAGTGTTTGCATTAGCAAATCCAATTCCAGAGATATATCCTAATGAAGCCAAAGAAGCTGGTGCAGTAATTGTAGCGACAGGAAGGAGTGACTTTCCGAATCAGGTAAACAATTCTCTAATATTTCCTGCCTTATTTAGAGGAGTATTAGACAGTAGATCCAGGAAAATCAGTGATGAGATGATAATAGCTGCTGCAGAAGAACTTGCTAAATATGCAGAAGAGAAAGGACTAAGAGAAGATTATATTATTCCAAGAATGGATGAGATAGAAGTATACTATAGAATGGCGGCAGCAGTAGCTACTAAAGCAGTAGAATTAGGTTATGCTAGGCTAAAATTGTCTTATCGTGAATTTTTAGAGTCTGCTAAAGAAAGAATTCTAAGAGCCAGGAGGTTGAGCTTATGA
- a CDS encoding DUF929 domain-containing protein → MNRSIVAVIVIVVLAVAFFSIYYISRLSNASTIPAGKFVKISNVDLAPKGEVIVVEQSWYGCPVGAAASWAIYNVLKNYGNITFEFHYSDPEHNPANIPGLIFLNFTPTSIVRFYVGYTYNEYLNASYNGSPIPQNELVSVGEEILKEEYANMGLNPQVANYIIQYETQVPIQQYGKPSAYYVQPPHLNFAILISGPNGTYIVTTPIVNPNILSGYSPQYVYSHLDNFQQIIQASQMIQQVILEAAGPLASECPT, encoded by the coding sequence ATGAATAGATCTATAGTTGCAGTTATAGTAATAGTTGTGCTAGCTGTAGCTTTTTTCTCAATATATTATATATCTAGATTAAGTAATGCAAGTACCATACCGGCAGGGAAATTTGTGAAAATTAGTAATGTGGATTTAGCCCCTAAAGGTGAGGTAATAGTTGTTGAACAGTCATGGTATGGATGCCCAGTAGGTGCGGCGGCATCTTGGGCTATATATAATGTGTTAAAAAACTATGGAAATATAACTTTTGAATTTCACTATTCTGATCCAGAGCATAACCCAGCTAATATCCCAGGATTAATATTCCTTAACTTTACGCCAACATCAATAGTAAGATTTTATGTTGGGTATACTTATAATGAGTACTTGAATGCCTCATATAATGGATCTCCTATACCACAAAATGAATTAGTATCAGTTGGAGAAGAAATACTTAAAGAAGAATACGCAAATATGGGATTGAATCCACAAGTAGCAAATTATATTATTCAATATGAGACACAAGTACCTATACAACAGTATGGAAAACCATCAGCCTATTATGTCCAACCTCCTCATCTTAACTTTGCTATCTTAATATCTGGACCTAACGGTACATATATAGTCACTACCCCCATAGTTAATCCTAATATTCTCTCTGGTTACTCTCCTCAGTATGTTTATTCTCACTTAGATAATTTCCAACAAATAATACAAGCATCACAGATGATACAGCAAGTAATACTCGAAGCTGCTGGACCTCTAGCAAGTGAATGTCCTACTTAA
- a CDS encoding CoA-binding protein — protein sequence MSSEDELIKYILENYKNIATIGFSKDPSKPAHQVPKFLISKGYNVYPVNPSADEILGRKSYKSLLEIPDKIDVVEVFRPSSEVPKIVDEVLERVKQKGDVKVIWLQEGIRNDEAAEKARKAGLIVIQDRCMYKEYMKKIGRVENPPPVSKIE from the coding sequence ATGAGTTCCGAAGATGAATTAATAAAATATATTTTAGAAAATTATAAAAATATAGCAACAATTGGATTTTCTAAAGATCCTTCTAAACCTGCTCACCAAGTTCCTAAGTTTCTGATAAGCAAAGGATATAATGTTTATCCAGTAAATCCTTCAGCTGATGAAATATTAGGTAGGAAAAGCTATAAGTCGTTGTTGGAGATACCGGATAAAATTGACGTTGTTGAAGTGTTTAGACCTTCTTCAGAAGTTCCTAAAATTGTTGATGAAGTCCTTGAGAGGGTTAAACAAAAGGGTGATGTTAAAGTAATATGGTTACAAGAAGGGATTAGAAATGACGAAGCTGCTGAAAAGGCAAGAAAAGCTGGTTTAATTGTTATTCAAGATAGATGTATGTATAAGGAGTATATGAAGAAAATCGGTAGAGTAGAAAACCCTCCACCAGTTTCTAAGATTGAATAA